Proteins encoded within one genomic window of Oncorhynchus mykiss isolate Arlee chromosome 27, USDA_OmykA_1.1, whole genome shotgun sequence:
- the LOC118944746 gene encoding uncharacterized protein LOC118944746, which yields MSAIVDTIIKEVHPEEEGEVAFHPDLSAAIARLEELISQGRIGALSRDLTHQVNRIISESNLTPLVLTVAAGKSASDTVLTELKRNDKTVGKPTAYKLVQLFAEESVKRLLLPSLVPSTASMSLAQGVSVPASVSEDRISCSFSTSAFSDTVSLFTKVMVSQVMDSVVSDAQSIGASPTGTLTDIGSLLSGKSYPLPSFSAISMTTSGTSNAARGFEANIDAEERDTISCFGVPQSIVCDQNSTSPDVASLSTPSTDNLVGDDDFTGLISMLVVRLLSKIQTQTDLYPTDVTRTSQDLIPKVIAAFCAWSGCSETQAYPKNLKSHKVYSTVYKHLLKEFGSEKILQLAVSTQDSTFNRILVKSLSKELLHSCNEASRAASRTSFDATRPEALLMAEDVKATRGKLSFLQRLARLKFNLKPFMMGNKKDSNKNSRHSESKDQTTAEDIMLAHPATFGLPEGLISTCQQEKPRKRPLLIRMFSTISIGLSKPFKRFSKQA from the exons ATGTCTGCAATAGTGGATACCATCATAAAGGAGGTACatccagaggaagaaggggaggttgCATTCCACCCTGATCTATCAGCTGCAATAGCAAGACTGGAGGAGCTCATATCTCAGGgtaggattggtgctctctcacgtgatcttactcaccaagtcaaccgcatcatttctgagagcaacttgacccctctggttctgacagtggcggctggaaagagtgcatccgatacagtccttactgagctgaagaggaatgacaagacggtggggaagcccacagcttacaagctggttcagctttttgcagaggagtctgtgaagcgcctcttgcttcctagccttgtgccctctacagcttcaatgagtttggctcagggaGTTAGTGTGCCGGCTAGCGTATCTGAAGATAGGATTTCATGTTCTTTTTCTACATCAGCATTTAGTGACACAGTCAGCCTGTTTACCAAAGTAATGGTAAGCCAGGTCATGGACTCTGTGGTTTCTGATGCACAAAGCATAGGGGCATCTCCAACCGGAACTTTAACTGATATAGGCAGTCTACTGAGTGGTAAGTCCTACCCTCTGCCATCTTTCTCCgccatcagcatgacaacaagtgggacctccaatgctgcacgAGGCTTTGAGGCCAACATAGATGCTGAGGAAAGGGATACCATCAGTTGTTTCGGTGTACCTCAGAGCATTGTTTGTGATCAGAATTCAACCAGCCCGGATGTTGCTTCGCTTTCAACCCCATCCACTGACAACTTAGTCGGTGATGATGACTTCACcggcctcatcagcatgttagtggtgagacttctgtcaaaaatccaaacccaaactgatctgtacccaactgacgtcacacgcacgtcacaagacctgattccaaaagttatagctgccttctgtgcatggtcaggctgctctgagacccaagcttatcccaagaacctgaagagtcacaaagtatacagcaccgtctacaaacatctgttgaaggagtttggctcagagaaaatactccaactggccgtgtcgactcaggactcCACTTTCAATAGGATTCTTGTGAAGTCATTGAGCAAGGAGCTTCTCCACAGTTGTAACGAGGCATCAAGAGCAGCCTCAAGAACATCTTTCGATGCCACCAGGCCAGAAGCTCTTCTCATGGCTGAAGATGTGAAGGCTACCAGAGGGAAGCTGTCTTTCCTACAAAGGCTTGCCAGACTGAAATTCAACTTAAAG ccATTCATGATGGGAAACAAGAAGGATTCCAATAAGAATTCCCGCCATTCTGAATCCAAAGACCAGACTACTGCTGAAGATATCATGT TGGCACATCCTGCCACATTTGGACTCCCAGAGGGTCTTATCTCCACCTGTCAACAGGAGAAGCCTCGCAAACGTCCCCTTCTAATCAGGATGTTTTCCACCATCTCCATAGGCCTATCCAAGCCATTCAAACGGTTTTCAAAGCAAGCTTAA